From one Amycolatopsis sp. FDAARGOS 1241 genomic stretch:
- a CDS encoding OsmC family protein has translation MTLEVQREGEHDFVGRNERGAEVRIGHKDSEGAFSPAELLQIAAAGCSAVTAEHLITRRVGDDSKFTVFLTADRREGASELDAVHVVFGVDVSSLDADQREALATAVDRAIDRLCTVSRTLKTGIPVTETFPTA, from the coding sequence ATGACCCTGGAAGTGCAGCGCGAAGGCGAACACGATTTCGTCGGGCGCAACGAGCGCGGTGCCGAGGTGCGTATCGGCCACAAGGATTCCGAGGGTGCGTTCTCCCCGGCTGAACTGCTGCAGATCGCGGCCGCGGGTTGCTCCGCGGTCACCGCGGAACACCTGATCACCCGCCGCGTCGGTGACGACTCGAAATTCACGGTGTTCCTGACCGCCGATCGTCGCGAAGGAGCCTCCGAACTGGACGCGGTGCACGTCGTCTTCGGTGTCGACGTGTCCTCTCTCGACGCCGATCAGCGGGAAGCCCTCGCCACGGCGGTGGACCGCGCGATCGACCGCTTGTGCACGGTCAGCCGGACCCTCAAGACGGGCATCCCTGTGACGGAGACCTTCCCGACCGCCTGA